The Rhodopseudomonas palustris genome window below encodes:
- a CDS encoding ABC transporter permease subunit → MSAEVFSVFYQFADVFAFLILSAAGLAIVFGMMGVINMAHGEFIMCGAYVTVGLVNLGVPLPIAQILAAITAGLIGVVVEYLIVRRFYKRPLDSLLATWGLSLIVTQSMLLIVGSSVRGIGTPEGSFAIGDYTFSSYRLVLFAAAVAVLVGLFIVFMKTRFGVIARATMQNAAMARALGARTGRIYAISFGIGAGLAGLCGALYAPTMTLIPTMGATFVVESFVTVVIGGANVLLGTAPAALLLAAIRMTLNASYGQIIGQIGMLVAVILIIRVLPEGLSSVLVRRGR, encoded by the coding sequence ATGTCGGCTGAAGTGTTCTCGGTCTTCTATCAGTTCGCCGACGTCTTCGCCTTTCTGATCCTCTCGGCCGCGGGCCTCGCCATCGTGTTCGGCATGATGGGCGTGATCAACATGGCGCATGGCGAGTTCATCATGTGCGGCGCCTACGTCACCGTCGGCCTGGTCAATCTCGGCGTGCCGCTGCCGATCGCGCAGATTCTCGCCGCGATCACCGCCGGGCTGATCGGCGTCGTGGTCGAGTATCTGATCGTGCGCCGTTTCTACAAGCGCCCGCTGGATTCGCTGCTCGCGACCTGGGGCCTCAGTCTGATCGTGACGCAGTCGATGCTGCTGATCGTCGGCTCTTCGGTGCGCGGCATCGGCACGCCGGAGGGCAGCTTCGCGATCGGCGACTACACCTTTTCGTCCTATCGGCTGGTGCTGTTCGCCGCCGCGGTCGCGGTGCTGGTCGGGCTCTTCATCGTGTTCATGAAGACGCGGTTCGGCGTGATCGCGCGGGCGACGATGCAGAACGCCGCGATGGCGCGCGCGCTCGGCGCCCGCACCGGGCGGATCTACGCGATCAGCTTCGGCATCGGCGCCGGCCTCGCCGGCCTGTGCGGCGCGCTGTATGCGCCGACCATGACGCTGATCCCGACCATGGGCGCGACCTTCGTGGTCGAGAGTTTCGTCACCGTGGTGATCGGCGGCGCCAATGTGCTGCTCGGCACCGCGCCGGCGGCGCTGCTGCTGGCGGCGATCCGGATGACGCTGAACGCGAGCTACGGCCAGATCATCGGCCAGATCGGCATGCTGGTGGCCGTCATCCTGATCATCCGGGTGCTGCCCGAAGGATTGTCGAGCGTGCTGGTGCGACGTGGACGCTGA
- a CDS encoding branched-chain amino acid ABC transporter permease — MIRLLEGPQTLGRGPVFWSCFLAVLAGALVYPLFADSYDVGNFSYFLIWIFMALGLCLMWGYGGMLSFGQTLFFGIAGYAYGVLAINMGGGTATIAALLLSVVIAMIAAGILGYFMIWGGINGIFFGIVTLSATLVLAFFLGQTAGPEWRIGEARLNGFNGMKGMDPLAIGDLYIEGSALYYVMVALIVIVYLALRMLVNSGIGNVIVATRENPQRAEMLGYDVRKYQLLTFVLGSGLAGLSGALYTSWGQFITPSSIGLPAAAMPIVWVAFSGRSDLTATLVGSFLLLFGFQTITIYSQQAALVLMGALLLATVMAAPQGFVLGIGKFIAGRIGRRGKRGDDAALPAASALKTDEA, encoded by the coding sequence ATGATCAGACTGCTCGAAGGTCCGCAGACGCTGGGGCGCGGCCCCGTCTTCTGGTCCTGCTTTCTCGCCGTGCTGGCGGGGGCGCTGGTCTATCCGCTGTTCGCGGATTCCTACGACGTCGGCAATTTCTCCTACTTCCTGATCTGGATCTTCATGGCGCTCGGCCTGTGCCTGATGTGGGGCTATGGCGGCATGCTGTCGTTCGGCCAGACGCTGTTCTTCGGCATCGCCGGCTATGCCTATGGCGTGCTGGCGATCAACATGGGCGGCGGCACCGCCACGATCGCGGCGCTGCTGCTGTCCGTGGTGATCGCGATGATCGCCGCCGGCATCCTCGGCTATTTCATGATCTGGGGCGGCATCAACGGCATCTTCTTCGGCATCGTCACGCTGTCGGCGACCTTGGTGCTGGCGTTCTTCCTCGGCCAGACCGCCGGGCCGGAATGGCGGATCGGCGAGGCCCGGCTGAACGGCTTCAACGGCATGAAGGGCATGGATCCGCTGGCGATCGGCGATCTCTATATCGAGGGCTCGGCGCTGTATTACGTCATGGTCGCGCTGATCGTGATCGTCTATCTGGCGCTGCGGATGCTGGTGAATTCCGGCATCGGCAACGTCATCGTCGCCACCCGCGAAAATCCGCAGCGCGCCGAAATGCTCGGCTACGACGTCCGCAAGTATCAGCTCTTGACCTTCGTGCTCGGCAGCGGCCTCGCCGGGCTCAGCGGCGCACTCTATACGTCGTGGGGGCAGTTCATCACGCCGTCGAGCATCGGCCTGCCGGCCGCCGCCATGCCGATCGTCTGGGTCGCGTTCTCCGGCCGCAGCGATCTGACGGCGACGTTGGTCGGCTCGTTCCTGCTGCTGTTCGGCTTCCAGACCATCACCATCTACAGCCAGCAGGCCGCGCTTGTGCTGATGGGCGCGCTCCTGCTCGCCACCGTGATGGCGGCGCCGCAGGGATTCGTGCTCGGCATCGGCAAGTTCATCGCCGGTCGGATCGGGCGGCGCGGCAAGCGCGGCGACGACGCGGCGTTGCCGGCCGCGAGCGCCCTCAAGACGGACGAGGCCTGA
- a CDS encoding ABC transporter ATP-binding protein, producing MALVEVKGVSKRFGGLKAVSDVDLSVMAGEVHCLIGPNGAGKSTLFKLIVGLFPPTSGSILFDTVDITAERPFARVQRGMSIKMQAPSVFKELPVLQNIQIALQERTSGAERAREEERLLELLGLAQDRAKMAGALSHGQQQWLEIGMALALQPQLLLLDEPTAGMSPEETFKTGELIKSFNAEGMTVLVVEHDMAFVRQIAQRVTVLHLGKIFARGSLDEILQDEQVAEIYLGKTHAH from the coding sequence ATGGCGCTGGTCGAGGTCAAGGGCGTCTCCAAGCGGTTCGGCGGATTGAAGGCGGTCTCCGACGTCGATCTGAGCGTGATGGCCGGCGAGGTGCATTGCCTGATCGGCCCCAACGGCGCCGGCAAGAGCACGCTGTTCAAGCTGATCGTCGGGCTGTTTCCGCCGACCAGCGGCAGCATCCTGTTCGATACGGTCGACATCACCGCCGAGCGGCCGTTCGCGCGGGTGCAGCGCGGCATGAGCATCAAGATGCAGGCGCCGAGCGTGTTCAAGGAACTGCCGGTGCTGCAGAACATCCAGATCGCGCTGCAGGAGCGCACCTCCGGCGCCGAGCGCGCGCGCGAGGAAGAGCGGCTGCTCGAATTGCTCGGCCTGGCGCAGGATCGCGCCAAGATGGCCGGCGCGCTGTCGCACGGCCAGCAGCAATGGCTGGAGATCGGCATGGCGCTGGCGCTGCAGCCGCAATTGCTGCTGCTCGACGAGCCGACCGCCGGGATGTCGCCGGAAGAGACCTTCAAGACCGGCGAACTGATCAAATCGTTCAACGCCGAGGGCATGACGGTGCTGGTGGTGGAGCACGACATGGCGTTCGTGCGCCAGATCGCGCAGCGCGTCACCGTGCTGCATCTCGGCAAGATCTTCGCGCGCGGCAGTCTCGATGAAATTCTGCAAGACGAGCAGGTCGCCGAGATCTATCTGGGGAAGACCCATGCTCACTAA
- a CDS encoding ABC transporter ATP-binding protein, with the protein MLTNTGFTKAAPPAVDRILDVRGLWAGYGATPILQGVDMTIMRGEIVGVIGRNGVGKSTLMRCIIGLLESWRGTIAFMDRDVTALQADARARAGFGYIPQGRDVFPQMSVEENLQVGELIGGPKGKKLPEMVYEYFPRLRERRKQIAGTMSGGEQQQLAIGRALIGNPALMILDEPSEGIQPSIVQHICEALKSFRSELGTTIVFVEQNLDTILAIAQRCYIMEKGRITHSLVGDEVNEDKVRAQLLL; encoded by the coding sequence ATGCTCACTAACACCGGGTTCACCAAGGCGGCGCCCCCCGCGGTCGATCGCATCCTCGACGTCAGGGGATTGTGGGCGGGCTACGGCGCCACGCCGATCCTGCAGGGCGTCGACATGACGATCATGCGCGGCGAGATCGTCGGCGTGATCGGCCGCAACGGCGTCGGCAAGTCGACGCTGATGCGCTGCATCATCGGGCTGCTCGAGAGCTGGCGCGGCACCATCGCGTTCATGGATCGCGACGTCACGGCGCTGCAGGCCGATGCCCGGGCGCGCGCCGGCTTCGGCTACATCCCGCAGGGCCGCGACGTGTTTCCGCAGATGAGCGTCGAGGAGAATCTGCAGGTCGGCGAACTGATCGGCGGCCCCAAGGGCAAGAAGCTGCCGGAGATGGTCTACGAATACTTCCCGCGGCTGCGCGAGCGGCGCAAGCAGATCGCCGGCACGATGTCGGGCGGCGAGCAGCAGCAACTCGCGATCGGCCGTGCGCTGATCGGCAATCCGGCGCTGATGATTCTCGACGAGCCGTCCGAGGGCATCCAGCCGTCGATCGTGCAGCACATCTGCGAGGCGCTGAAATCGTTCCGCAGCGAGCTCGGCACCACGATCGTGTTCGTCGAGCAGAACCTCGACACGATTCTCGCGATCGCGCAGCGCTGCTACATCATGGAAAAGGGCCGGATCACGCATTCGCTGGTCGGCGACGAGGTCAACGAAGACAAGGTCCGCGCGCAATTGCTGCTGTAG